The proteins below come from a single Rosa rugosa chromosome 2, drRosRugo1.1, whole genome shotgun sequence genomic window:
- the LOC133733348 gene encoding beta-1,6-galactosyltransferase GALT29A, whose protein sequence is MTKSTVTQNGPNPKSFKICRLYFWPHLATPTNPLNDFFILPMKLSVRPLFSLLLLIVFAATLSCRTAVRHSLSLIEFEKKTLVPPPKPVLNATLLKYAADDVGGAQAKKEVEQLLDGNFASLGRYRSFATWRRFNHHDARARTSAGYPVMLRSPQFYSYWLEFRRLLSEWSRNRRFQPDIMLDLVRLVKNPIDGKNGTEGSWEEKRYSSCAVVGNSGILLKGNHGALIDSHEVVIRLNNARIEGFVGKVGSKTNISFVNSNILHLCARRNGCFCHPYGQNVPIIMYICQPVHFFDYAICNVSHKAPLLVTDLRLDVLSARIVKYYSLKRFGEETGKSFDEWGAAHDAAMFHYSSGMQAIMLALGICDKVSVFGFGKSESAKHHYHTNQKAELRLHDYEAEYAFYHDLVERPQVIPFFSEKFKIPPVVIYQ, encoded by the coding sequence ATGACGAAGTCTACAGTTACCCAAAATGGTCCCAATCCAAAGAGCTTCAAGATCTGCAGGCTCTATTTCTGGCCACATTTGGCAACACCCACAAACCCTCTCAACGATTTCTTCATCCTTCCAATGAAGCTCTCTGTTCGCCCACTCTTCAGCCTCCTGCTACTCATTGTCTTCGCCGCCACTCTGAGCTGCCGAACCGCCGTGCGGCACAGTCTGAGCTTGATCGAGTTCGAGAAGAAGACACTCGTTCCGCCGCCGAAGCCAGTGCTCAATGCTACTCTGCTGAAATACGCTGCAGACGATGTGGGTGGAGCTCAAGCCAAGAAGGAAGTAGAGCAACTTCTGGACGGTAACTTTGCTAGTCTGGGGCGGTACCGGAGTTTCGCAACTTGGAGAAGGTTTAATCACCATGATGCCAGAGCAAGGACCTCTGCAGGCTATCCGGTAATGCTCCGCTCTCCTCAGTTCTATAGTTATTGGTTAGAGTTTCGGAGATTGTTGAGTGAGTGgtcaagaaacagaaggttTCAGCCTGATATTATGTTGGATTTGGTTAGACTTGTGAAGAATCCGATTGATGGGAAAAATGGTACGGAGGGAAGTTGGGAAGAGAAGCGTTACTCGTCTTGTGCTGTGGTTGGGAACAGTGGGATTTTGTTGAAGGGTAATCATGGTGCATTGATTGATAGTCATGAGGTAGTTATTCGATTGAACAATGCGAGGATAGAGGGCTTTGTGGGAAAAGTTGGGTCGAAGACGAACATTTCGTTTGTAAATAGTAACATTTTGCATCTTTGTGCTAGGAGAAATGGTTGTTTTTGCCACCCTTATGGACAGAATGTGCCTATAATCATGTACATTTGTCAACCGGTGCATTTCTTTGATTACGCAATATGCAATGTGTCCCATAAAGCGCCTTTGCTTGTGACTGATCTTCGGTTGGATGTGCTGAGTGCAAGGATAGTGAAGTATTATTCGTTGAAACGGTTTGGGGAGGAGACGGGGAAGTCATTCGATGAATGGGGGGCTGCTCATGATGCTGCTATGTTCCATTACTCTTCTGGCATGCAAGCAATTATGCTTGCCTTGGGGATTTGTGACAAAGTTAGTGTATTTGGCTTTGGGAAGTCAGAGTCAGCTAAGCACCATTACCATACAAATCAAAAGGCTGAGCTTCGGTTGCACGATTATGAGGCCGAGTATGCTTTCTACCATGATTTAGTGGAGAGACCACAGGTAATACCATTCTTTTCAGAAAAGTTCAAGATTCCTCCTGTGGTTATATATCAATGA
- the LOC133733965 gene encoding protein ADP-ribosyltransferase PARP3 has protein sequence MLSLPLQQYWRQEVDKHGGKVANHVIGVTCLIVSPAERERGGTNKLAEAMERGIPVVSEQWLIDSIEKQEPQPLEAYEIASDLAPDGRGIPWDKMDPSEEAIESLSAELKLYGKRAVYKDTKLQEQGGKIFERDGILYNCAFSRCDLGRKLNDYSILQLIMVPENSLNLYYKKGRVGDDPNAEERLEEWKNVDDAVEEFVRIFEEVTGNEFEPWEREKKIQKKPFKFYPIDMDDGVEVRHGGLGLRQLGVAATHCKLQPEVANFMKVLCSQEIYKYALMEMGLDAPDLPMGMLTDVHLKKCEDVLQEFVEKLKSMKESGPESEAVWSDFSQRWFTLLHSTRPFIFRNFQEVADHAAAALETVRDITLSSHLIGDMSGATIDDPLSDRCSKLGCSISPLDKESDDYKMILKYLDKTYEPVKVGDIEYGVSVENIFVVESNACPSLDEIKKLPNKFLLWCGTRSSNLMRHLNKGFLPAICSLPVPGYMFGKAIVCSDTAAEAASYGYTAVDRPEGFLVLAVASLGDEIIELKNPPEDTKYLEDKKVGVKGIGKKKTDESEHFVWHDDIKVPCGRLVPSDNKDSIVEYNEYAVYDPKQTCIRFLVGVKYEEKDAVMDTEE, from the exons ATGCTTTCATTACCATTGCAGCAATACTGGAGACAGGAAGTAGATAAACATGGAGGAAAGGTTGCCAACCATGTGATTG GTGTGACATGCCTAATTGTGTCTCCTGCGGAACGAGAACGAGGTGGCACAAATAAACTGGCTGAAGCAAT GGAGAGAGGGATACCTGTAGTAAGTGAACAGTGGCTGATTGATAGCATAGAAAAACAAGAACCCCAGCCTCTCGAAGCATATGAAATTGCTAGTGATCTTGCTCCTGATGGCAGAGGAATCCCATGGGACAAAATGGATCCCAGTGAAGAGGCAATTGAGTCACTTTCAGCAGAA CTCAAGCTTTATGGGAAGAGAGCTGTCTACAAAGATACAAAACTGCAGGAGCAAGGCGGAAAAATCTTCGAGAGGGATGGGATATTGTACAACTGTGCCTTCTCACGTTGTGATCTAGGACGAAAACTGAACGA TTATTCCATCTTGCAACTGATTATGGTGCCAGAGAACAGCCTGAACTTGTACTACAAGAAAGGCAGAGTTGGGGATGACCCCAATGCGGAGGAAAGGCTTGAAGAATGGAAGAATGTGGATGATGCTGTGGAAGAGTTTGTTAGAATATTTGAGGAAGTAACCGGAAACGAGTTTGAACCATgggaaagagagaagaagatcCAGAAGAAGCCATTTAAGTTTTACCCAATAGACATG GACGATGGAGTTGAAGTAAGACATGGAGGACTTGGTCTTCGACAGCTGGGAGTTGCTGCTACACATTGCAAACTTCAGCCCGAGGTTGCGAATTTTATGAAGGTCTTATGCAGTCAGGAGATTTACAA ATATGCTCTGATGGAGATGGGATTGGATGCCCCAGACTTGCCAATGGGGATGCTTACCGATGTCCACCTAAAAAAAT GTGAGGATGTTCTTCAAGAGTTTGTGGAGAAACTGAAGTCAATGAAGGAATCAGGGCCAGAGTCTGAGGCTGTTTGGTCGGACTTTAGCCAAAGATGGTTTACCCTGCTGCACTCTACTAGGCCTTTCATATTCAGGAACTTCCAGGAAGTTGCAGATCAT GCTGCTGCTGCACTGGAGACTGTTCGGGACATAACTCTGTCCTCACATCTTATTGGAGACATGAGTGGAGCTACCATTGATGATCCCTTGTCCGATAGATGTAGCAAATTGGGATGCTCAATCTCCCCACTTGATAAGGAATCTGATGATTACAAAATGATTCTGAAGTACCTGGACAAGACTTATGAACCTGTCAAAGTTGGAGATATT GAATACGGGGTGTCTGTGGAGAACATATTCGTTGTTGAATCAAATGCCTGTCCATCTTTGGATGAAATAAAGAAGTTGCCTAACAAATTTCTCCTATGGTGTG GGACACGGAGCTCAAATCTGATGAGGCACTTGAATAAGGGTTTCTTGCCAGCAATATGCTCTCTCCCTGTCCCAGGCTATATG TTTGGGAAAGCAATTGTTTGCTCTGATACTGCCGCAGAGGCTGCAAGTTATGGTTATACTGCTGTGGACAGACCAGAGGGTTTCTTAGTTTTGGCTGTGGCTTCTCTAGGTGATGAGATTATTGAGTTGAAAAACCCACCAGAG GACACAAAATATTTAGAGGACAAGAAAGTTGGAGTGAAGGGCATAGGGAAAAAGAAGACTGATGAATCGGAGCACTTTGTATGGCATGATGATATCAAAGTTCCTTGTGGACGATTAGTGCCTTCAGATAATAAAGACAGCATTGTCGAGTATAACGAGTATGCTGTCTATGATCCCAAGCAG ACATGCATAAGGTTCTTGGTGGGTGTGAAGTATGAAGAGAAGGATGCTGTCATGGACACCGAGGAGTGA